A stretch of the Papaver somniferum cultivar HN1 chromosome 6, ASM357369v1, whole genome shotgun sequence genome encodes the following:
- the LOC113291689 gene encoding uncharacterized protein LOC113291689, whose amino-acid sequence MEFFKAVWDIIKEDLMLVIKEFEHSGTLDWRLNCTNIILIPKCEGDVNMNDFRPISLVGGVYKIIIKLLADRLKVVLPTIISDFQGAFVDNRQITDGNLITSEIIDSRERDNNPGLVVKVDFQKAFDSINWGCLDYALSRFGFGTKAATLDLISGFRPAHDAAAVNHLQFADDLIFFLEDKVEQIVNLKNILLAFELISGMKVNFKKSAIVAVGPAQSAADSAISFGCQLAAFPMKYLGIPLGSKSKSVGVWEKKMDKIMRYFLWGSSNKKTKKSWVGWRNVNLPKEGGGVGIKKLRLMNKALHAKWVWRYGVEDKALWRNIMNQKFGGNPKAFFPNSTTNVVGKRLWTRILKSSSHVLNSTALHINSGDKCLFWKDQWANGYSLKNLFPALYKISRSKDATLQDL is encoded by the exons ATGGAGTTCTTTAAAGCTGTCTGGGACATTATTAAAGAAGATTTAATGTTAGTCATTAAGGAGTTTGAGCATTCTGGTACATTAGATTGGAGACTGAATTGTACCAACATCATTTTAATTCCCAAGTGTGAGGGTGATGTTAACATGAATGATTTCAGGCCTATAAGCCTAGTTGGAGGTGTTTACAAAATCATCATTAAATTGTTGGCAGATAGATTAAAAGTAGTGCTACCTACTATAATTTCTGATTTTCAAGGAGCATTTGTAGATAATAGGCAAATCACAGATGGCAATCTTATTACTTCTGAGATTATTgattcaagagagagagataataATCCAGGTTTGGTTGTGAAGGTTGACTTCCAGAAGGCTTTTGACAGCATTAATTGGGGGTGTTTGGATTATGCTTTATCAAGATTTGGTTTTGGAACT AAAGCTGCCACTTTGGATTTAATCTCTGGTTTCAGGCCTGCTCATGATGCTGCTGCTGTGAATCATTTACAGTTTGCAGATGATCTTATTTTCTTCTTAGAGGATAAGGTGGAACAGATTGTTAATTTGAAGAATATTTTGTTAGCTTTTGAGCTAATTTCAGGTATGAAGGTGAATTTCAAAAAAAGTGCAATTGTTGCGGTGGGTCCTGCTCAGTCTGCAGCTGATAGTGCTATCAGTTTTGGGTGTCAGCTTGCTGCTTTTCCTATGAAGTATCTTGGTATACCCTTGGGAAGTAAATCCAAATCAGTGGGAGTATGGGAG AAAAAGATGGATAAGATAATGAGATATTTCTTGTGGGGATCTTCAAACAAGAAAACTAAAAAGAGTTGGGTTGGTTGGAGGAATGTAAATCTACCAAAAGAGGGAGGTGGTGTTGGTATTAAAAAGTTAAGACTGATGAACAAAGCATTACATGCTAAATGGGTTTGGAGATATGGAGTTGAAGATAaggctctttggaggaatataatGAATCAGAAGTTTGGAGGTAATCCTAAAGCtttttttccaaactcaactacAAATGTAGTTGGAAAAAGATTATGGACTAGAATTCTAAAGAGTAGTTCTCATGTTTTAAACAGTACTGCTTTACATATTAATAGTGGTGACAAATGCTTGTTTTGGAAGGATCAGTGGGCAAATGGTTATTCTTTGAAAAACTTATTTCCCGCTCTTTACAAAATCAGCAGATCAAAAGATGCTACTCTACAAGATTTATAA